A single region of the Eulemur rufifrons isolate Redbay chromosome 8, OSU_ERuf_1, whole genome shotgun sequence genome encodes:
- the RNF186 gene encoding E3 ubiquitin-protein ligase RNF186: MACPGTLQQPQPSSAGATTRVGPTGGHRGSKERDLECLVCREPYSCARSPKLLACQHAFCAVCLKLLLCIQDSTWSITCPLCRKVTGVPGGLICSLRDQEAVLGRLAQSYPEVQLSLQGLADPAASTERHPSLAGEDGQDAVSANRAAARRLAAHLLLLVLLIILILPFIYPGVIRWVLASIITVALLMSILFCCHPSQGSCSSFPRTLFCREQKDSQVSSIA, translated from the coding sequence ATGGCCTGTCCCGGGACCCtgcagcagccccagcccagctctgcaggAGCCACCACCCGTGTAGGCCCCACTGGGGGTCACCGTGGCTCCAAGGAGCGCGACCTGGAGTGCCTGGTGTGCCGGGAGCCCTACAGCTGCGCCCGGTCGCCCAAGCTGCTGGCCTGCCAGCATGCCTTCTGCGCTGTCTGCCTGAAGCTCCTGCTGTGCATTCAGGACAGCACCTGGTCCATCACCTGCCCACTATGCCGCAAGGTCACCGGCGTCCCTGGCGGCCTCATCTGCAGCCTGCGTGACCAGGAGGCAGTGCTGGGGCGACTGGCCCAGTCCTACCCCGAGGTGCAGCTCTCTCTTCAGGGGCTGGCGGATCCTGCTGCCTCAACGGAGCGGCACCCCAGCTTGGCAGGAGAAGATGGCCAGGATGCAGTAAGTGCCAACCGCGCGGCAGCCCGGCGCCTGGCGGCGCACCTGCTCCTGCTGGTCTTGCTCATCATCCTCATCCTGCCCTTCATCTACCCGGGTGTCATCCGGTGGGTGCTTGCCTCCATCATCACCGTGGCCCTGCTAATGTCCATCCTCTTCTGCTGTCACCCCAGCCAGGGCAGCTGCTCGTCCTTCCCCAGGACTCTCTTCTGCAGAGAGCAGAAAGACAGCCAGGTCTCCTCCATTGCCTGA